Proteins from a single region of Gemmatimonas sp. UBA7669:
- a CDS encoding CsgG/HfaB family protein, producing the protein MHPRTARAWYAPAFPALAVLVAACSGPRANPAPTPAAADAQALAGEAGRLSARGTVGVPPFAAPTNDTTLTPLAFALADLVSTDLSRSKSVRVVERARFGEVLRELDLAASGRVDSATAPRVGKLVSAEKLVFGSVQAMPGGNTLRLGARIGDVERATVTQAVDASAPLNEILAAEKALVLRLFESLGVVLTPAERAEVEQQPTKSVAALLAYGKGMQRFYDGDFRGASAAFREAQRLDPSFRQARTRELDVRAIGAIGTGSPVLVPGVRPLDGAISSTVDRLNRPLDLITNVSRAVSSALDPSFPAAQATVIITIIRP; encoded by the coding sequence ATGCATCCGCGTACCGCCCGCGCCTGGTACGCCCCAGCCTTCCCGGCACTCGCCGTGCTCGTGGCCGCCTGCAGCGGCCCGCGCGCCAATCCCGCGCCCACCCCTGCCGCCGCCGATGCCCAGGCTCTGGCCGGCGAAGCGGGCCGACTCAGTGCCCGCGGCACCGTCGGCGTCCCGCCCTTCGCGGCGCCCACCAACGACACCACACTCACACCGCTGGCCTTCGCGCTCGCCGACCTCGTCTCCACCGACCTCTCGCGCAGCAAGTCCGTGCGCGTGGTCGAGCGGGCGCGCTTCGGCGAAGTACTGCGCGAACTCGACCTCGCGGCTTCCGGCCGCGTTGACTCGGCCACCGCGCCGCGTGTGGGCAAGCTGGTGAGCGCCGAGAAGCTCGTGTTTGGTTCGGTGCAGGCCATGCCCGGTGGCAACACGCTGCGCCTGGGCGCGCGCATCGGCGACGTGGAACGCGCGACCGTCACGCAGGCCGTGGACGCCAGCGCCCCGCTCAATGAAATCCTGGCCGCGGAAAAGGCCCTGGTGCTGCGGTTGTTCGAGTCGCTAGGCGTGGTGCTCACGCCGGCCGAGCGCGCCGAGGTGGAGCAGCAGCCCACCAAGAGCGTCGCGGCCCTGCTGGCCTATGGCAAGGGCATGCAGCGCTTCTACGACGGCGACTTCCGCGGTGCCTCGGCAGCCTTCCGTGAGGCGCAGCGACTCGACCCGTCATTCCGTCAGGCCCGTACGCGCGAACTCGATGTGCGCGCCATCGGCGCCATCGGCACCGGCTCGCCGGTGCTCGTGCCCGGTGTGCGCCCGCTCGACGGCGCCATCTCCAGCACGGTCGACCGACTCAACCGTCCGCTCGACCTCATCACCAACGTGTCGCGCGCCGTGAGCTCGGCTCTCGATCCCTCGTTCCCGGCGGCGCAGGCCACCGTCATCATCACCATCATCCGCCCATGA
- a CDS encoding ImcF-related family protein has product MSERKPYLRWVLAAAALLLMVLLIVVIERTTTLDPTQTWVLRIAFVLLGLVLAGALLWYLRPQDQEPVLDPGDDVLLAIGGARSRLPRGSFASRAMVLVLGPEGSAKTTVISRSGGDPELLAGEAPTGVNEVPPSTRTANVWAMQQTLFTELSSALLGDAPRFAKVVRALRAPRVAAAVGKGAAAPRAALVCVPCDLFYAGGNGEQLQRLAQTMRQRLAETARELGLALPVYVLFTKMDRIPHFEPWASVFTKDELRAPLGASFAFDAAADSGNYAERLAPRVDRAFADLVDSLGTRRVDVLGREAQVDRRYASYELPRELRKLQPVVSSFLLELCRPTQLGSSPLLRGFYFTGARPVLVRDVAPSAPAAAAAAMPSASDATGIFRQPVMAAAAPVANAAASARKVPEWVFLDRLLREVVMTDGGAASVARGGVRVQRTRRVMLGTAIAATVLLLAGVTTSWLGNRGLQSRVQEAAAGVAALPTVQSAPGTVAFPSEEALTRLDALRALMDSVQQFDSAGPPLRLRFGLWRGPALVDAARPVWFEGFRKQLFADAWTALNDSLKALPDLPTANNDYATTYGWLKAYLITTTTADSSTADFLAPVLLRSWQRGLETDASVTELADRQFRYYAATLPVTNPYPRAADAAVVSHARDFLSRFTGAEQIYVNMLGAANKQVPAIKIPQEPGVLTTTAEVAGAFSSAGATFMNDAFRNADRYFQGETWVVGDATAARSLDRDSVVTSLRVRYREDYERTWRQVVQATTVVRPSTVKDAAERLDKLAGVQSPMLQVLRTVAVNTAVDSLMRVAFQPVHAVTPPEITDKFVSEKNQPYMDGLLGLQGALLQVANMPPATDTPSTQALVQAAQMAAGDVTKARVAAKRVSQNFDVSSVGGALASPVEQLLLAPITGAEAVLKTAASQRPPSRRVVAAAPAPAAGGGGGGGGGGGAAAEAAILNERGRAFCARVDQLTGRFPFNPSATADASLADVKAILAPGEGELWVFQQERLQPYLEKQGNAWVAKTGGKLELSKSFVDFFNRAAEVSAALFAEDPSTPQVRWLASGVITDNTPLLILRNNGKEARFDKRSFKNEVVWPATNGRDAQLQAQFKKNKPITVRQGGGDWAIFRLVAAADQFEGASVTWNATGKDAEPVRVSFEAIRREASNVLTRGWLGRMSCVAQVTK; this is encoded by the coding sequence ATGTCTGAACGCAAGCCGTATCTGCGCTGGGTGCTGGCCGCGGCCGCCCTGTTGTTGATGGTGTTGCTCATTGTTGTCATCGAACGCACGACCACGCTGGACCCCACACAAACGTGGGTGCTGCGCATCGCGTTTGTGTTGCTGGGTCTCGTGCTGGCCGGCGCCTTGCTGTGGTATCTGCGTCCGCAGGATCAGGAGCCGGTGCTCGATCCGGGAGACGATGTGTTGCTGGCCATCGGTGGCGCGCGGTCGCGGCTGCCACGAGGCAGCTTTGCGTCGCGCGCGATGGTGCTGGTGCTGGGCCCCGAGGGCAGCGCCAAGACGACGGTGATTTCACGCTCGGGTGGCGATCCGGAACTGCTGGCGGGTGAAGCGCCCACTGGTGTGAACGAAGTCCCGCCGAGCACCCGCACGGCCAATGTCTGGGCCATGCAGCAGACGCTGTTCACCGAACTGAGCAGCGCGCTGTTGGGTGATGCACCACGCTTTGCGAAGGTCGTGCGCGCGCTGCGGGCGCCGCGCGTGGCGGCGGCGGTGGGCAAGGGCGCCGCGGCGCCACGTGCCGCGCTGGTGTGTGTGCCCTGTGATCTGTTCTATGCCGGCGGCAACGGGGAACAGTTGCAGCGTCTCGCGCAGACCATGCGGCAGCGGTTGGCGGAGACGGCTCGTGAGCTCGGCCTGGCACTGCCGGTGTACGTGCTGTTCACGAAGATGGACCGCATCCCGCACTTCGAGCCCTGGGCCAGCGTGTTCACGAAGGACGAACTGCGCGCGCCACTCGGTGCGTCGTTTGCCTTTGATGCGGCCGCCGATTCCGGCAACTACGCCGAACGCCTGGCCCCTCGTGTGGACCGGGCGTTTGCCGATCTCGTGGACTCGCTGGGCACGCGCCGCGTGGATGTGCTGGGACGCGAGGCGCAGGTGGATCGGCGCTATGCGTCGTATGAGTTGCCGCGCGAATTGCGCAAGCTGCAGCCGGTGGTGTCGAGTTTCCTGCTCGAGTTGTGCCGGCCCACGCAGTTGGGCTCGAGCCCTCTGTTGCGCGGTTTCTACTTTACCGGCGCGCGTCCCGTGCTCGTGCGCGATGTGGCGCCCTCGGCGCCGGCCGCTGCGGCCGCCGCCATGCCGTCGGCGTCGGATGCGACCGGTATCTTCCGTCAGCCCGTCATGGCTGCTGCGGCGCCCGTGGCGAATGCGGCCGCGAGTGCGCGCAAGGTGCCCGAGTGGGTGTTCCTCGACCGGCTGCTGCGCGAGGTCGTGATGACCGACGGCGGCGCGGCTTCGGTGGCGCGTGGCGGCGTGCGGGTGCAGCGCACACGGCGCGTGATGCTCGGGACGGCCATCGCAGCCACGGTGCTGCTGCTGGCGGGCGTCACCACTTCGTGGCTCGGTAATCGTGGCCTGCAGTCTCGGGTGCAGGAGGCCGCAGCCGGTGTGGCGGCGTTGCCCACCGTGCAGTCGGCGCCCGGCACGGTGGCGTTTCCCAGCGAGGAAGCGTTGACGCGTCTGGATGCGCTGCGTGCGCTGATGGACAGTGTGCAGCAGTTCGACAGTGCGGGGCCGCCGCTGCGTCTGCGCTTTGGTTTGTGGCGTGGCCCCGCGCTGGTTGATGCCGCGCGGCCTGTATGGTTTGAGGGCTTCCGCAAACAGCTCTTTGCCGATGCCTGGACCGCGCTCAACGACTCGCTCAAGGCACTGCCCGATCTGCCCACGGCCAACAACGACTACGCCACCACTTACGGTTGGCTCAAGGCGTATCTCATCACCACCACGACGGCCGACAGCAGCACCGCGGACTTTCTGGCCCCGGTGCTGCTGCGCAGCTGGCAGCGTGGACTCGAGACCGATGCGAGCGTGACGGAGCTGGCTGACCGCCAGTTCCGCTACTATGCCGCCACGCTGCCGGTAACCAATCCGTATCCACGTGCCGCCGACGCGGCGGTGGTATCGCATGCGCGCGACTTTCTCTCGCGCTTCACGGGCGCCGAGCAGATCTACGTGAACATGCTGGGCGCGGCCAACAAGCAGGTGCCGGCCATCAAGATTCCGCAGGAGCCGGGCGTGCTCACCACGACGGCTGAAGTGGCGGGCGCGTTTTCGTCAGCGGGCGCGACGTTCATGAATGATGCCTTCCGCAACGCCGATCGCTACTTCCAGGGTGAGACCTGGGTGGTGGGTGATGCCACGGCCGCGCGTTCACTCGATCGCGATTCGGTCGTGACCTCGCTGCGTGTGCGGTACCGTGAAGACTACGAACGCACCTGGCGTCAGGTGGTGCAGGCCACCACGGTAGTGCGTCCGTCAACCGTCAAGGATGCCGCCGAACGACTCGACAAGTTGGCCGGTGTGCAGTCGCCCATGCTGCAGGTGCTGCGCACCGTGGCCGTGAACACGGCGGTGGATTCGCTCATGCGCGTGGCGTTTCAACCGGTGCACGCGGTCACGCCGCCCGAGATCACCGACAAGTTCGTGTCGGAGAAGAATCAGCCGTACATGGATGGCCTGCTTGGTTTGCAGGGCGCGCTGCTGCAGGTGGCCAACATGCCGCCCGCCACGGACACGCCGAGCACGCAGGCGCTGGTGCAGGCGGCGCAGATGGCGGCGGGTGATGTGACCAAGGCGCGCGTGGCAGCCAAGCGTGTGTCGCAGAACTTTGACGTGAGCAGTGTGGGTGGTGCGCTGGCGTCACCGGTGGAGCAGTTGCTGCTCGCGCCCATTACGGGTGCGGAAGCGGTGCTCAAGACCGCGGCGAGTCAGCGTCCGCCGTCGCGCCGCGTGGTGGCAGCGGCGCCCGCGCCGGCGGCAGGAGGTGGCGGTGGTGGTGGTGGTGGTGGCGGTGCGGCTGCGGAAGCGGCCATTCTGAACGAACGCGGTCGCGCCTTCTGCGCGCGTGTCGATCAGCTCACCGGCCGCTTCCCGTTCAACCCGTCGGCCACCGCCGATGCCAGCCTGGCTGACGTAAAGGCCATTCTTGCGCCGGGTGAGGGTGAACTGTGGGTGTTCCAGCAGGAGCGCCTGCAGCCCTATCTCGAAAAGCAGGGCAACGCCTGGGTGGCCAAGACGGGCGGCAAGCTCGAACTCTCGAAGAGCTTCGTGGACTTCTTCAATCGTGCTGCTGAGGTGTCGGCGGCGCTGTTTGCCGAAGATCCGAGTACGCCGCAGGTGCGCTGGCTGGCGAGTGGCGTCATTACCGACAACACGCCGTTGCTCATCCTGCGCAACAACGGCAAGGAAGCGCGCTTCGACAAGCGGTCCTTCAAGAACGAAGTGGTATGGCCGGCCACCAACGGGCGTGATGCGCAGTTACAGGCGCAGTTCAAGAAGAACAAGCCCATCACGGTGCGGCAGGGTGGTGGTGACTGGGCCATCTTCCGCCTCGTGGCCGCCGCCGATCAGTTCGAAGGAGCGAGTGTGACGTGGAATGCCACGGGCAAGGACGCGGAACCGGTGCGCGTGAGCTTCGAGGCCATTCGCCGCGAAGCGTCGAATGTGCTCACGCGTGGCTGGTTGGGACGCATGAGCTGCGTGGCGCAGGTGACCAAGTAG
- a CDS encoding CsgG/HfaB family protein: MTVSLLSRRMRRALMAPVTRRLRLPGLGLSLLAVTSTAGVVSAQGSGGKPTVAVMYFTNGALANNADYAPLSKGLAEMLITELAANTNIRVVERDRLQALLEEQNLGASGRVEKETAAKIGKTLGALHMLMGSFVIDPKERMRMDVRAINTETSELEYAATVTGKADNMLELLSQLGAKLNAGLKLPAVPAGVQEGAAVGAKGPNQLKSMMLLSRALEQQDRKNNTQAIALYKESLAANPDNARAKTLLASLERGTKE, encoded by the coding sequence ATGACCGTCTCTCTGCTGTCCCGCCGCATGCGTCGGGCCCTGATGGCGCCCGTAACGCGCAGGTTGCGTTTGCCCGGTCTGGGCTTGTCCCTGCTGGCCGTGACCTCAACCGCGGGTGTCGTGTCGGCCCAGGGAAGCGGCGGGAAGCCGACCGTGGCCGTGATGTACTTTACCAACGGGGCCTTGGCGAACAATGCCGATTATGCGCCGCTGAGCAAGGGGTTGGCCGAAATGCTCATTACGGAGCTGGCGGCGAACACGAACATCCGGGTGGTGGAGCGCGACCGCCTGCAGGCCCTGCTCGAGGAGCAGAACCTGGGGGCGAGCGGCCGGGTGGAGAAGGAAACCGCCGCCAAGATCGGCAAAACGCTCGGCGCATTGCACATGCTGATGGGCAGTTTCGTGATCGACCCCAAGGAGCGCATGCGCATGGACGTGCGAGCCATCAACACGGAAACGTCCGAGCTGGAGTACGCCGCGACCGTGACGGGCAAGGCCGACAACATGCTGGAGCTGCTGTCACAGCTGGGTGCCAAGCTGAACGCGGGGCTCAAGTTGCCCGCGGTGCCAGCCGGCGTGCAGGAAGGCGCGGCGGTTGGCGCCAAGGGACCCAATCAGCTCAAGTCCATGATGTTGCTGAGCCGCGCGCTCGAGCAGCAGGATCGCAAGAACAACACGCAGGCCATTGCGCTCTACAAGGAATCGCTGGCCGCCAATCCCGACAACGCGCGGGCCAAGACGCTGCTGGCCAGTCTGGAGCGCGGCACAAAGGAGTAA
- a CDS encoding serine/threonine-protein kinase, protein MPKVCPVCGTSYADSNIFCPADGSTLRAADPEGDLIGSVVADRYLVTDLLGEGGMGKVYLARHVRLPLQAAIKVLRPELLKDPASVARFNREAANASRIEHERVARVFDFGETGDGLVYLAMEYVSGDTLKNVLAKSGPLSLERTARIIRQVADGLDAAHRLGIVHRDLKPDNILVTVDDADGSDRCKVVDFGIAKAIGSNEKESGLTRTGFVVGTPEFMSPEQLLGSDIDHRSDVYALALVAYQCLTLDMPFDTNTPDRGMTARLVSTPRPLITVKNDVRWPAALQQVFDQALDKDPAKRTASAGALAKAFEAAIVAPVVAAPAAPPAAARPTPAASAESVLEKVDTPGAARAIHTLDRDDIEKARRSNKGSKPTPAASRPAASAAKAKPTPSAAPRVDVQVPRRSFRLPRFALPSLPVLLLAGAGWWWFTKQRAPRASDVDRLVNSASRTADQLLNEAKQAARSVQQSGAATGATTPPAANPAGASAAPSAAPSGAPGNTAPSGTESSATNTDRPAAPSAPTGRAISPLGQAARTTLDSLTKALDPGSANDDDARSAIPALRSVLLRLPTPEDSTWAYIRIAEAHLLLDEVRPACTALRSARGTARTMNQADIITRYSGQLGCAQ, encoded by the coding sequence ATGCCCAAAGTCTGCCCCGTTTGCGGGACCAGCTACGCCGATTCCAACATCTTCTGCCCCGCCGACGGCTCCACGCTGCGCGCGGCAGATCCTGAAGGCGACCTGATCGGGTCGGTCGTTGCCGATCGCTACCTCGTCACCGACCTCCTCGGCGAGGGCGGCATGGGCAAGGTGTACCTTGCCCGCCATGTGCGACTGCCCCTCCAGGCTGCCATCAAGGTCCTGCGGCCCGAGTTGCTCAAGGATCCGGCGTCCGTGGCCCGCTTCAATCGCGAGGCCGCCAATGCCAGCCGCATTGAGCATGAGCGCGTGGCGCGCGTCTTCGACTTCGGTGAGACGGGCGATGGCCTGGTGTATCTGGCCATGGAGTATGTGAGCGGGGACACACTCAAGAATGTGCTCGCCAAGTCCGGGCCGCTCTCACTCGAACGCACCGCACGCATCATCCGCCAGGTCGCCGACGGCCTCGACGCCGCGCATCGCCTCGGCATCGTGCACCGTGACCTCAAGCCCGACAACATCCTCGTCACGGTGGATGACGCGGACGGCAGCGATCGCTGCAAGGTTGTGGACTTCGGCATTGCCAAAGCCATCGGCAGCAACGAAAAGGAGTCCGGCCTCACGCGCACCGGTTTTGTCGTCGGCACGCCCGAGTTCATGAGTCCCGAGCAGTTGCTCGGCAGCGACATCGATCATCGCAGCGACGTGTACGCGCTGGCTCTTGTGGCCTATCAGTGCCTCACGCTCGACATGCCGTTCGACACCAACACGCCCGACCGCGGCATGACCGCGCGGCTCGTGTCCACGCCGCGTCCGCTCATTACCGTCAAGAACGACGTGCGCTGGCCGGCTGCACTGCAGCAGGTGTTTGACCAGGCGCTCGACAAGGATCCCGCCAAGCGCACCGCATCCGCCGGCGCATTGGCCAAGGCCTTCGAAGCGGCCATCGTTGCGCCGGTGGTGGCGGCTCCCGCTGCGCCGCCCGCGGCCGCAAGGCCAACGCCAGCCGCCAGCGCCGAATCAGTCCTCGAGAAGGTTGACACCCCGGGAGCGGCCCGCGCCATCCACACGCTCGATCGCGACGACATCGAAAAAGCGCGCCGGAGCAACAAGGGCAGCAAGCCCACGCCGGCCGCGTCGCGACCTGCGGCGTCTGCTGCAAAGGCCAAACCCACACCGTCTGCCGCACCGCGTGTCGATGTGCAGGTACCGCGCCGCAGCTTCCGGCTGCCGCGCTTTGCCCTGCCGAGCTTGCCGGTGCTCCTGCTGGCTGGTGCCGGCTGGTGGTGGTTCACCAAGCAGCGCGCACCGCGCGCCAGTGACGTCGATCGTCTGGTGAACTCTGCCTCGCGCACCGCCGACCAGCTGCTCAACGAGGCCAAGCAGGCCGCGCGCTCGGTGCAGCAGTCGGGCGCCGCCACAGGCGCGACCACACCACCTGCGGCCAATCCGGCAGGCGCCAGCGCCGCGCCGTCAGCCGCACCGTCAGGCGCGCCAGGCAACACGGCGCCGTCGGGCACAGAGTCATCGGCGACCAACACCGATCGACCCGCCGCGCCAAGCGCCCCGACCGGTCGCGCCATTTCGCCGCTGGGGCAGGCCGCCCGCACGACGCTCGACAGTCTCACCAAGGCGCTCGACCCAGGCAGCGCCAATGACGACGATGCGCGCTCGGCCATTCCCGCATTGCGCAGCGTGCTGCTGCGCCTGCCAACACCGGAAGACAGCACCTGGGCCTACATCCGCATAGCCGAGGCGCACCTGCTGCTCGACGAGGTGCGGCCGGCCTGCACGGCGTTGCGTAGCGCGCGTGGTACCGCGCGCACCATGAATCAGGCCGACATCATTACGCGATACAGCGGGCAGTTGGGCTGCGCGCAATAG
- a CDS encoding InlB B-repeat-containing protein, which yields MLPFRLTRVLRPGALRLGAACAMSALLSACAGDNDVVAPGTDQPARVAFSMAVQANTAQTAQVRVSARYLLAAGGTVPLSTQTIALNTAGSQQVPIGLDLANCLRDANRAGLSGAVASDECVVELELELLLDGLSVDRQRIGPFSLRPGQTNTVTDPIPLTDIANITLTAPPANVVGPGQPLRVEVARTMALTAQITNGAGQTVTGRTPTFSSSAPSVATVNAAGVVTAVAPGVTRIVAEVGNRLASVDVRVVPQPQVLTIASSGFSGNGTLTSAPAGINCTISGQQATGACSFTFPGDQSVVITATPASGSELVGWAGDCAGTQGAACTVNMNAARNVGIVFRALRTLRLTGSGSGLGTINADQGGILCVSQGGTTTGTCSGTFVEGAVVTLSVTPAGQSIFRGWSGDACSGSTATTCQVTMNGDRTVNARFEAPVTVSIRGTGEGRGIITSTPAGISCNLVGASGQGACTALFNEGTSITLSAAALSGNSFRGWGGDCAGQVGTTCVLPITGTQRNVTAQFDPPAVITVVPTGTGDGQVFAGSVISCLRANGSNSGTCSATVPNGTTLTLTAIPDGESNFSGWTGACSGTGLCQVTVDQARTVTAVFTRRQVLLTLNLAAGSQGGFGSVSTSSGFTCTLAEGESSRQCTTLVDVSRNLTLTASPGVDQTFSGYSGACASSSVTCTFIVTQNASVTATFGPPTGLISVSPESNNTGTGTILIDDPMEMYSNGIDCTFTGTTVQSGSTCVQSVPGGTSVTLLALPQSGQSFAGWGGACASFGSSSSCTLTANGNVEVTARFIPVPPVTITVTLSGSEGGILAISGNNFSPSCSRAQGDNSPTTICNLSVPSGAGFTVFLNGFNGANGFFGSGSICAMSSSPCTDYAITGVNTTSTISATFFSPASNVRSKVRKGT from the coding sequence ATGCTTCCTTTCCGCCTGACGCGCGTGCTGCGCCCCGGCGCACTGCGCCTCGGCGCGGCCTGCGCGATGTCCGCGCTGCTCAGTGCCTGTGCCGGCGATAACGACGTCGTCGCCCCGGGCACCGACCAGCCCGCCCGCGTCGCCTTCTCCATGGCGGTGCAGGCCAACACGGCGCAGACCGCGCAGGTGCGGGTCAGCGCCCGCTATCTCCTCGCGGCCGGCGGCACCGTGCCGCTGTCCACGCAGACCATCGCACTCAATACCGCCGGTAGTCAGCAGGTCCCCATCGGGCTCGACCTCGCCAACTGTCTGCGGGACGCCAATCGGGCCGGCCTCTCCGGCGCGGTGGCCAGCGATGAGTGCGTGGTCGAACTCGAACTCGAGCTGTTGCTCGACGGACTGAGTGTTGATCGCCAGCGCATCGGGCCCTTCTCGCTTCGTCCGGGTCAGACCAACACGGTCACCGACCCCATCCCGCTCACCGACATCGCCAACATCACGCTCACCGCGCCGCCAGCCAATGTAGTCGGGCCGGGTCAGCCGTTGCGTGTGGAAGTGGCGCGCACCATGGCCCTCACCGCGCAGATCACCAACGGCGCGGGTCAGACGGTCACGGGTCGCACCCCCACCTTCAGCAGCAGCGCACCCAGCGTGGCTACGGTGAATGCGGCCGGTGTGGTGACCGCGGTCGCACCGGGTGTCACGCGCATTGTGGCCGAAGTGGGCAACCGCCTCGCCTCCGTCGACGTGCGCGTCGTGCCGCAGCCGCAGGTGCTCACCATTGCCTCGTCGGGATTCAGCGGCAACGGTACGCTCACCTCGGCGCCCGCGGGCATCAACTGCACCATCAGCGGGCAGCAGGCCACGGGCGCCTGCAGCTTCACCTTCCCCGGCGATCAGTCGGTGGTGATCACGGCCACACCGGCCTCAGGCAGTGAACTGGTGGGCTGGGCGGGTGACTGCGCCGGCACGCAGGGCGCCGCCTGCACGGTGAACATGAATGCGGCACGCAACGTGGGTATCGTGTTCCGCGCGCTGCGCACGCTGCGCCTTACCGGCAGCGGCTCGGGTCTGGGCACCATCAACGCCGATCAGGGCGGCATTCTCTGCGTGTCGCAGGGTGGCACCACCACCGGCACCTGCAGCGGCACGTTCGTCGAAGGCGCCGTGGTCACGCTGTCGGTCACGCCGGCCGGACAGAGCATCTTCCGCGGTTGGAGTGGGGACGCCTGTTCGGGCAGCACCGCCACCACCTGCCAGGTCACCATGAACGGCGACCGCACGGTCAACGCGCGCTTCGAGGCACCGGTCACGGTGTCCATTCGTGGCACGGGTGAGGGCCGTGGCATCATCACCTCCACGCCGGCCGGCATCTCCTGCAACCTCGTGGGAGCCAGTGGCCAGGGCGCGTGCACCGCGCTCTTCAACGAGGGCACCAGCATCACCCTGTCTGCGGCAGCGCTCTCGGGCAATTCCTTCCGTGGCTGGGGCGGCGACTGTGCAGGCCAGGTGGGCACCACCTGCGTGCTGCCCATCACCGGCACGCAGCGCAATGTGACCGCGCAGTTCGATCCGCCGGCGGTCATCACCGTCGTGCCCACGGGCACGGGTGACGGTCAGGTGTTCGCGGGCAGTGTCATCAGCTGCCTGCGCGCCAACGGCTCCAACAGCGGAACCTGCAGCGCCACCGTGCCCAACGGCACGACGCTCACGCTCACCGCCATCCCGGACGGCGAGAGCAACTTCAGTGGCTGGACCGGCGCCTGCAGCGGCACGGGACTCTGTCAGGTCACCGTCGATCAGGCCCGCACGGTCACCGCGGTGTTCACGCGCCGCCAGGTGCTGCTCACGCTCAACCTCGCCGCCGGTTCGCAGGGCGGATTCGGGTCGGTGTCCACGAGCAGCGGCTTCACCTGCACGCTCGCCGAGGGCGAAAGCAGCCGCCAGTGCACCACGCTGGTGGACGTGAGCCGCAACCTCACGCTCACGGCCTCGCCGGGTGTCGACCAGACGTTCTCGGGTTACAGCGGCGCCTGTGCCTCGAGCTCGGTGACCTGCACGTTCATCGTTACGCAGAACGCCAGCGTAACGGCCACGTTCGGTCCGCCCACGGGACTTATCTCGGTGAGCCCCGAGTCGAACAACACCGGTACCGGCACCATCCTCATCGATGACCCGATGGAGATGTATTCCAACGGCATCGACTGCACATTCACTGGCACGACCGTGCAAAGCGGCAGTACCTGCGTGCAGTCCGTGCCGGGTGGGACGAGCGTAACACTCCTCGCCCTGCCGCAAAGCGGACAAAGCTTCGCGGGATGGGGCGGGGCCTGCGCCTCGTTTGGCAGCAGTTCGTCCTGCACGCTCACGGCCAACGGCAACGTGGAAGTCACGGCCCGCTTCATTCCCGTGCCGCCCGTGACGATCACCGTGACGCTCTCGGGTTCGGAAGGCGGTATCCTCGCCATCAGCGGCAACAACTTCTCGCCAAGCTGTTCGCGCGCGCAGGGCGACAACAGTCCCACGACCATCTGCAACCTGTCCGTCCCCAGTGGAGCGGGCTTCACCGTGTTCCTCAACGGCTTCAACGGCGCGAACGGATTTTTTGGCAGCGGGTCCATCTGCGCCATGAGCAGCAGTCCCTGCACCGATTACGCCATCACGGGCGTGAACACAACGTCGACGATCAGCGCCACATTCTTCTCGCCGGCGTCCAACGTGCGGTCCAAGGTCCGCAAGGGGACATGA